The proteins below are encoded in one region of Rana temporaria chromosome 2, aRanTem1.1, whole genome shotgun sequence:
- the LOC120928127 gene encoding uncharacterized protein LOC120928127 isoform X1, with the protein MLVENRHRGTMIAILWLICGGFPIVSSSDDIIEMAVGHNISLIPKYIGDSSGVSWWFKGRILADIRLGDSNPVYFYPKFDLFKDRTTINGSTGHMTIRNLTEEDSGHYRAEGDNTRQVTRIRIIVFDHPVRVVKQSSGCSVILTPKYSGTPSEVSWWRGPHILARAQLHPSSEVAYYGLGGRAHIDPSTGNLTIRCLIMADAAEYRAEVLVNNTIQYTAVKLTVIAQEVRGRRGTIGLSGCAIAVMVVAASVILVAILGVLSCKCGAMVTRFRDPPVVLVSMRCITKMALGTRMEKTETWYCDCRLCQSSFPMERFQEKTHCMEVTNYPATIPHVSVNDNNGHFSRVKD; encoded by the exons ATTTTGTGGTTGATCTGTGGAGGATTCCCGATCGTATCTTCATCAG ATGACATCATAGAAATGGCGGTTGGACACAACATCTCTCTGATACCAAAGTACATCGGAGATTCCTCCGGGGTCAGCTGGTGGTTCAAAGGAAGAATCCTCGCCGACATCAGATTGGGGGATTCCAATCCAGTTTATTTTTACCCCAAATTCGACCTTTTTAAGGATCGCACCACTATAAATGGTTCTACGGGACACATGACCATAAGAAACCTGACCGAGGAGGACTCGGGGCATTACAGGGCGGAGGGGGATAATACCCGTCAGGTCACACGGATCCGGATCATTGTGTTCG ATCACCCGGTTCGGGTCGTGAAACAATCCTCAGGCTGCAGCGTCATTCTCACCCCGAAGTACTCGGGAACCCCCTCAGAGGTCAGCTGGTGGAGGGGCCCTCATATACTTGCCCGGGCACAACTCCACCCATCGTCAGAGGTCGCCTATTATGGTCTCGGGGGGAGAGCGCACATAGATCCATCTACAGGAAACCTGACCATAAGATGTCTGATTATGGCGGACGCGGCGGAATACCGGGCAGAGGTGCTGGTGAACAACACCATTCAGTACACGGCTGTGAAGCTCACTGTGATTG ctcaggaagtgagaggaaggagaggaacgATAGGACTGAGTGGGTGTGCGATCGCAGTCATGGTGGTTGCAGCGTCGGTGATTCTCGTCGCCATTCTTGGCGTCTTGTCTTGCAAAT GTGGCGCTATGGTGACCAGGTTCCGAGATCCTCCCGTCGTACTCGTGTCTATGAGGTGTATTACCAAGATGGCTCTTGGAACAAGAATGGAAAAAACTGAGACCTGGTATTGTGATTGCAGGTTATGTCAGTCCAGTTTCCCGATGGAAAGGTTCCAGGAGAAGACTCATTGTATGGAGGTCACAAACTACCCTGCCACCATCCCCCATGTCTCAGTGAATGATAATAATGGGCATTTCTCCAGAGTGAAGGACTAG
- the LOC120928127 gene encoding uncharacterized protein LOC120928127 isoform X2, with protein sequence MIAILWLICGGFPIVSSSDDIIEMAVGHNISLIPKYIGDSSGVSWWFKGRILADIRLGDSNPVYFYPKFDLFKDRTTINGSTGHMTIRNLTEEDSGHYRAEGDNTRQVTRIRIIVFDHPVRVVKQSSGCSVILTPKYSGTPSEVSWWRGPHILARAQLHPSSEVAYYGLGGRAHIDPSTGNLTIRCLIMADAAEYRAEVLVNNTIQYTAVKLTVIAQEVRGRRGTIGLSGCAIAVMVVAASVILVAILGVLSCKCGAMVTRFRDPPVVLVSMRCITKMALGTRMEKTETWYCDCRLCQSSFPMERFQEKTHCMEVTNYPATIPHVSVNDNNGHFSRVKD encoded by the exons ATTTTGTGGTTGATCTGTGGAGGATTCCCGATCGTATCTTCATCAG ATGACATCATAGAAATGGCGGTTGGACACAACATCTCTCTGATACCAAAGTACATCGGAGATTCCTCCGGGGTCAGCTGGTGGTTCAAAGGAAGAATCCTCGCCGACATCAGATTGGGGGATTCCAATCCAGTTTATTTTTACCCCAAATTCGACCTTTTTAAGGATCGCACCACTATAAATGGTTCTACGGGACACATGACCATAAGAAACCTGACCGAGGAGGACTCGGGGCATTACAGGGCGGAGGGGGATAATACCCGTCAGGTCACACGGATCCGGATCATTGTGTTCG ATCACCCGGTTCGGGTCGTGAAACAATCCTCAGGCTGCAGCGTCATTCTCACCCCGAAGTACTCGGGAACCCCCTCAGAGGTCAGCTGGTGGAGGGGCCCTCATATACTTGCCCGGGCACAACTCCACCCATCGTCAGAGGTCGCCTATTATGGTCTCGGGGGGAGAGCGCACATAGATCCATCTACAGGAAACCTGACCATAAGATGTCTGATTATGGCGGACGCGGCGGAATACCGGGCAGAGGTGCTGGTGAACAACACCATTCAGTACACGGCTGTGAAGCTCACTGTGATTG ctcaggaagtgagaggaaggagaggaacgATAGGACTGAGTGGGTGTGCGATCGCAGTCATGGTGGTTGCAGCGTCGGTGATTCTCGTCGCCATTCTTGGCGTCTTGTCTTGCAAAT GTGGCGCTATGGTGACCAGGTTCCGAGATCCTCCCGTCGTACTCGTGTCTATGAGGTGTATTACCAAGATGGCTCTTGGAACAAGAATGGAAAAAACTGAGACCTGGTATTGTGATTGCAGGTTATGTCAGTCCAGTTTCCCGATGGAAAGGTTCCAGGAGAAGACTCATTGTATGGAGGTCACAAACTACCCTGCCACCATCCCCCATGTCTCAGTGAATGATAATAATGGGCATTTCTCCAGAGTGAAGGACTAG